CAAGCCGACAATTATCATTGCCAACACGATCATCGGAAAAGGCGCCGGAGAGCTGGAAGGGACACACCATACGCACGGTGCACCGCTCGGTGAAGATATCATCCGCGCATCCAAGACTAAAGAAGGGTTCGACCCCGACCAGACCTTCCAGATCCCCGAGGATGTCCTGCTGCGTTTCAGATGTGCTATCGAAGAGGGTGAATTGGCTGAAAAAGAGTGGATCCACAGACAGAAGGAAGCGCCGCTGATCGAGCAGAACGAAGCGTTGGAGAGACTACTCAATCCTGACTTCTCGACTGTTGAGTATCCGGATTTCTCCAATGATGCGGAAGTGGCGACAAGAGATTCAAACGGAAAGATTCTCAACGCTATTGCCAAAGCGGTACCGTCTTTCCTCGGCGGTTCTGCGGACCTTGCGCCGTCGAACAAAACAGAGCTGAAGGACATGGGCAATTTCCCCAAAGGCAAGAACCTGCATTTCGGTATCCGAGAACATTCCATGGCAGCGATCACCAATGCCATGGCACTGTACGGCACGACTATGCCATTCAATGCGACATTCTTCGTCTTCTCCGATTATATGAAACCGGCTGTACGTATCGCGGCACTGACCAGCATCCAGAACTTCTTCGTCTGGACGCATGACAGTATCGGTGTGGGTGAAGACGGGCCGACGCATGAGCCTGTCGAACAGCTGAGCCAGTTCAGAGCGCTGCCTAACTTTTATGTCTGGAGACCGGCAGATGCCACAGAGAACGTTGAAGCGTGGAAAACTGCACTGAGCATCAATGCACCGCACGGTTTCGTCCTGAGCCGACAGAAGCTCAAGACACTCAAGCCAAAAAGAGACTTTGGTGAGCCAGGCAAGGGTGCTTACATGGTCAAAAAACGTGAAGGTGCGACCCTGACACTGATGGCGAGCGGCTCTGAACTTATGCCGTGTCTGCAGGCAGCCTGCCACCTTGAAGTACTGGGTGTAAAGGCCAACGTGGTATCTGTACCGTGTCTTGACCTGTTCAACGAGCAGGATGCGGCCTATAAATCCGGTGTTGTAGATCCGGCTACTAAAGTACTGGCTGTGGAAGCGGCCACTGCAACCGAGTACTACCGCTATGCGGATGATGTGCTTGGTATGGAGAGCTTCGGTGCTTCCGCTCCGGCAGGACAACTTTTCGAGAAGTTTGGTTTCACCATTCAGAACATCACTAAAAGAGCGTGCGACCTAATGAATGCCGAGTACAGAGTTGTCGATCTGGGTAAGTGCTAGCATCCTGATATTTCTGCTTCCAAACGACCCGGAAGCAGCCTCTTGTTTAGGATAAACCTTTCAAGCTAGTCTAGCAACATCCCTCTCACTTCATCCTCGTCGATCATATCCTTTTCATACTTTACGACGGCGATATTCTCCGTCTCATTCACATAGCTTTCCACAATGGCGGGATGGTCGGTAAGCGCTGCGACTTTGTTCCTGTCGAAAATGTCAAGAGGGAGATAGACATTGCCTCGGTTGTTCGGGTTTGGCATCGTTGCTACCCAGATGAACCATACGGCGGAGAGAACGGCAACGAAGATTGCCAGTGTACCTCTGCCGTAATGCTGCATGAGAAACCCTGCAAGCAGGCCTCCCAGAAAGATCCCGACATAGGCGAAGGTATTGGCGACACCGAGCGCGGCACCTTTCTGGTGTACTTTGGCGAATTTACTCACAAAGCTCTGAAGCAGAGGTTCGAACATGTTGAAGCCGATGAAAAAAAGAACGACACCGACAATGAAGAGCCAGGGAGAAGAGGCGAAGCCCATGGCAAGAAAACCCAAAAGAATGACGGCAACGGAGATCATGAATATTTCACGCCCCTTGCCGTACTTCTCTCCAAAGACCGCGGCCGGCCCCATGGCGAGCAGGCCGAAAACCATGGCCGGAAGATAGACCTTCCAGAGTTCCGCTTTGCTCCATCCAAAACCGCCGTCGTCAAGAGCCTGTGTCATGACAAGGGGTATGATGAAAAATGCCATCGTCATAATGGAAGAGTGGAAAAGAAAAGTGATATACATACGTGTCAGTGACTTGTCCTTGAAGACATCGAGCATCTTCGATTCCTCTTCGGCATAGGAGTGCACGATCTTGGGCGGCTGGGGAACGGCAGTAAAGAGAATACCGATGGCCATGACAGAAAGAATGGCGGTCAGCCAGAAGAGTTTGTCAATGCCCCAGTATCCGCCGACGAGAGGCGCGATGATCATTGCAGCGGCAAAACTCATCGCGATCGTCCCGCCCATGATCGCCATGGCGTGGGCGCGCTGTTCCTCTTTGACCAGGTCGGCGATCATTGCGGAGACAACGGAACCGATGGCACCAGCCCCCTGCAGAAACCGACCGATAAGCAGCATATAGATATTGTCGCTCATGGCAGCGATGACCGAACCAGCAATGAAGATAAGCAGCCCAAAAAGCAGGGTCTTCTTTCTGCCCACTTTGTCGCTCATCAGCCCAAAAGGCACCTGGAATGCTGCCTGTGTCAGGGCGTAGCCCCCCACGACAAGTCCTGCAAGGAAAGGAGTGGCGCCTTTCATTTCCATGGCATAGATGGAAAGAACGGGAAGCACAATGAAAAGTCCGAAAAATCTCAAGGCGACGATAAGACTTAGGGGCATGATCTGTTTAATCATGGTAATACCTTTAATACGATAAAATTTGTCTTATTATATTCCTAAAAAGTAAAGAAAAGGTTAAAGCATTATGAAGTTGGTACTTGCAACCGGAAACAGAGGAAAACTGCGTGAATTCAGGCAGATGTGCGAAGATGAAGTGGTAGCGTTCTCCGATCTGCTCGGTGCATTCGATATCGTGGAAGACGGTGACACTTTTGCCCAGAATGCCCTGATAAAAGCCCGTACGATCTACGAAAAATTGAAAGAGAAAGACCCCTCAACAGATTATCTGGTTATTTCAGATGACAGCGGGATCTCTTTGCCCGTTTTGAACGGGGCACCGGGTATCTATTCTGCACGTTATGCCGGCAAAGATGTAACGGACAAGGAGAATCTTTACAAGCTGGTAGAGGCAGTCAAAGAGAAGGGTCTCAAAAGTACCCCGGCGTATTACACCGCAGCCATAGCCATTGTCTCAAAATACGGCGAGTATGTCGTACACGGATGGATGCACGGTGATGTTATAGACGAAGCAAGAGGAGAGAAGGGTTTCGGGTATGATCCGATGTTCATCCCTGCGGGATTCCATAAAACACTTGGTGAACTGGATGATGATATTAAAAAGAATATATCCCACCGGGGAAAGGCGCTGGCATTGGCAAAACCGATCATTCAAATGCTGAAAACAAAATAGCTGTAGGGTGCGTAAATACGCACCACATAATAAAATTTGTATACAATAAATGGTATTGCCGAAAGGCCAAACATCATAAAGGTGCGTGTTTACGCACCCTACGGAGGATATTAAATGACAAGAATTAAAATTCAGTACAGCGAGGTACTAAATGCAGAGTCATAAAAAAGAACAATTCATGAACGACCTTCAGGCGATCTATCTGGAGTTGCAGGATAGGCAGGCGGAACTGAACGGTTTTTATGAGATCGCCAGAGGTGGTGAGAACCAAAGAGCGGAGGAAGTGGTAAATGCTTTCCTGAAACTGCTGGATATTCCAAGGGATGACGACAGCGTGATGGCAGCATTGACGCGTATCGTCAATCTGCGCGAAGATGCTCTGGAGCAGGTACTCGGCAAGCTTGGATTGAACGATGAGGAGATCCGTGTCAAGAAAGAGTTGGCATACGGGTTTGTCAGTACCATGCATATTGCCCGGCATGAGTCGCTCATCGGATGGATAGAGAACCGTAAACTGCTGACACCGTTTTACCGATCATTGATCCTGGGAGCGCATTTTGTAGGGTTGCGCCTCTCAGAATGGCAGAGTTACTGGACGCATCAGATCATCTATACGGTCAATCTGGAGCTCTCCGAAATGTTCAACGGGGATGATGCCAAGGTCTTCGAAATGCTGCAGAACAAGTCGCTGCTTGACAGGGACGAGAACGGAGAAGTGGCAGACAGGTGTTACTCGGTACTTGAAAAAGAGGGTGACAGTTTCAAAAGTGTCGCTTATGCCGAAGCATTCCCCGAGCAGGTAAAGCAGGTAGCAACGGCACTTGAACAGCTCATTATGCTGCTAGGCAAGCATGAAGACGAGGTCTATGGGCAGAAAAATGAGTGGATCGCCTACTTCAGCGCCATCAAAGAGGCCTTTACTCATACGAAAATTGATGAACTTGTCAGAATGTGGGCAGAGGTTGACAGACGATGGATGACGATCACTACACCGCTTCAGGTCGGGCACCCGCTGGAGTACTATGAAGATCACTACCGTAAGGCGGTAGCACTTGAATGGGACCTTCGTATCGTCAATCCCAAGCTTCAGGAGGGCTCACATACCCGAAATAATATCAAGCTCTTCGCCTATGAAATGGCAAAAAGTTTTGGAGAAGAAGCACTGCATACGATGAGCAAGAACCTGCTTCAGGTCGATGAAACACAGCTCTATATCGGCCAGCCGATGCTCTACTATGCAGCGGAGTTCAACGGACTCTTCTCCGCGCAGGTGGTACCTAACGATGAAGAAGTCTCTTCCGAACTGGGTAAGAAGATATTTGCCTATGCCGACTTCGTGATGGAGAGCAAAAAATCCAAACCGGTCATGAAGCTCTCCGTGGAGACGATGGGTGAAGCTTTTGTCAGAAAACAGCGGGCACTAGTTGAAAACGAGCCCGAACTGTGGCAGGAGATCTACGACATTTCCACCATCGGGCATGAGTACGGGCATATTCTCTGGATCGATTCCGATACCGAGACAAAGATGAACGGTACCGGACAGTTCAAGAACATCGAAGAGTTCAAAGCCACTACCGGCGGGCTCATGGCTTTCTTCCATAATGAGAGAGAAGCGCTGAAGCACCACATCGTCGATGACCTTGTATCACGTGCGGTCGGGCTGATGGCATGGCGTGAAGTAGGTGAAGTACTGCCGTACTACTGTGAAGGGCTCATACATTTAGACATCCTGTTCAGTTCCGGTATCATTACTTACGATGGACAGATCAAGATAGACTATTCCAGGTATGATGCGATGAAAGAAGCGTATACTTCCGCTTACAAAGATTTAGCAGAAAATTATCTCAAAAAAGTTGATGCAAACGAATATCTGGGGCGATATACCGTGAAAAACACAGGGGTCTATCTGCCTAAGAATGAAGCGATAAAGACATTTGTCGAGTACTACTATACACGTTATCAGGAGATCGGGCAGCAGACCACCGTTTTGAACTGAAGCCGGGTTCCGGACTAAGCCTTTTTGACCCTCTGTTCATCTTTTCGAATGTATTTTGAGAGTTTTTTGCAGAAATCGGAGTAGCAGACATAATTCCTGCTTCCGATCTTGTCGCTGTTCTTGAGCTGTAACCTGAGATAGTCTTTCTTCTTATGATAGTAGAACATTACGCCGCTGTAGAAAAATCCTCTTTTGTTCATGATGTTGATTACTTTGTCGATTTGCGGGATACCCTCAAGTGAGATATCCGCATAGATCATATCACAGTGTTTCGCTTTGAGCTGATTGAGCAGTATAATGAATTTCTGTTTGAAATCCTTGCCGTAACGATCGACCCTGATCTTGGCGACATTGGTCGGCGGGTCAAAGGTGTAGCTCAGAAAAATATGATCGGTGGTTTTCTCCTTCTTCTTTTTGGCTTTTTCAAAAGGTACAGCGGCATTTCTATAGGTTTGTTCGATCTTTTTCTTATAGACTGCGGGAAAAAAAAGATTTTTGTTCTTTGTGTTTAAAAAGTAATAACCGACAAGTACCGAACCCCGTCTGTGTTTCATGGCCAGCTCATTGTTGACAATGGTTGTATCGACAGGTACTTTCCCCAGCATTAGTGCTGTTTCGGAAAAGCCGTGCCTGAGGTTGGCCTTTTGGCTGTAGATATGGAACATGATCGCTTCACCGAACACCGCATCGAGATTGATCTTCCTGGCTTTTTGCAGGACTAGCTTGAGCATTTGGTTCATGATACCTCTTCCCTGAAATTCCGGGTCTACCACGGCAACCCCTATCTCTGCTATGGTCGATTCAGGTACCAGTACCAGGGCGAAGTGGCCGATGATCCTCTCTTCTCTCTGGGCAACGATGGAGTAGAACTTTTTTCCATGTGATTCGAAGACCTTCCGCGGATAGTAGAAAAGGTCCTTGATGTAGCTGTAACCGTAGTTCTTGAAGATCAGTCGGGCAATGCCTTCTTCATCTCCCTCCCGGTACTCTCGGATCGTAACAGGAATCTCATCTGAGCCTTCGCTCTCTCTTCTTTTTTCACTCTTTTGCAGGGGAGGAAAAGATAGATGTTCCTGATTTGCCTTTTTTGCATGTAAGGGATGGGAAGCATATTTGATAATGATGAATTTCTTTCCGTCTTTCCCGAGATTCTGGTACTCAAAAAGATCCATAAGGTCGTAGATGTGATTAAAGCCTTCGGAGGCATCCTCTTTGATGGGAACACTGATATGTTTTTTGAAGGACATGGGAAGACCCCAGTCATGCACATCGATCCTGAGACCGGTCTTGAAAGGGTACAAGCCTACCTGAATGTAACCGGAAGAATCTTTGTAGGCATGGAGGACGGCATTCTCAATCAATTCCCCGGTACTGTCTATGAGTGCCTGTGTATCCTCTTTGGTCAGCGGCAATGTTTCGCAGGTATCTCCGATGAGGTCTTCGACGATCCTCATGAACTTTAGGTCGCTGGGGATCTTCAGGCTGATACTCTCATGCATCACTCAGCCTTTTGTACCAGAAAGGAAAGGGCGGAAGCCCCCATGATCTTCATGCCGACTTGCAGGGCATCGTCATCGACGTCAAAACGGCTGTTGTGCTGTGAAACACAGGTCTCTTTCTCTTCATTGCAGGTACCGAGCCTGAAAAAGGCACCCGGAACGATTTTTAAATATTCGGAGAAATCCTCCCCTCCCATCACCGGATCGACGAGATCGATGCAATTCTCTTCTCCAATGATCCCTTTGGCCTCATTCACTATGATATCTACCATCTTGTCATAGTTGATCAGCTCGGGTTGTCCGAATTCATAGTCAAAGTTGTAGGTCGCTCCCATCGATTCAGAGATGCCCTTGATGGAAGCTTCCATCATTTTGGGAATATTGTTCCTCACGCTTTCATTGATGGTCCTCACGGTCCCTTTCAGCAGGACATGGTCGCAAATGATGTTGGAGGCCCGTCCTCCTTCGATCGTTCCCAGAGAGATGACGGCAGGGTGCAGCGGATCGATCATGCGTGAGACGATATGATTGAGTGAATTGACGATCATGGCGGTCACCAGGATGGCATCTACGCCCTCATGCGGTCTGGCGCCATGCGCAGATTTGCCGAAAACTTCGATGCTGAAAATGTCTGCCGATGCCATCATGACACCGTATTTGTATCCTATCTGCCCGGTTTTGAGGTAGGGGTAGGCGTGCAGCCCAAAGATGCCATCCACTCCTTCGAGTGCACCGTCTGCTATCATCTCGACACTGCCGCCTTCCTTGCTCTCTTCTGAAGGCTGAAAAATGAACCGTACATTGCCCGCAAGTGCCTCTTTGTGTTCCGCCATTGCAATGGCAGTTCCCAGTGCAATGGCCGTATGGCTGTCATGCCCGCAGGCATGCATGATCCCCTTTTCCCTGGAACTGTAGGGTTTCCCCGTCTGTTCCTCGATAGGCAGGGCATCCATATCGGCACGAATGGCAACGGTTCGGGCATTGTCGTCTACCCGCAGGTCAGCGATCAGCCCAAAATGTTTCTCGCTCTCCCTGACCGCATACCCGCTGGCTTCAAGTATGCCTTTGACCAGATATTTCGTATGTTCTTCGTGTCCGGAAAGTTCAGGATGTGCATGAAGATCATGACGGATATCTATGACTCTGTCATTGATCTTTTCTATTGTTTCAAAAAGTCTGTTTTTTATGTTTTTCATAAATATTACTCCTTTATCCTTTATAATATTTAGAATACTTATTTTAATTATACACCTTTTCGATAGAAAAAGTAAATTGGTATACTCTCCAGATATTCCTCTATGGTTTAGAAGAATTTGAAAATAAATCAGGTATAATAATATTTATAATTTTGGTTCATTTTCTGGCTTGAATTTTTGTTGTAAGTTGTAAAAAATCATAAAGCAGTGGAACCTGATTTCAGATTTTTTCTACGTTAACACTGAAATTGTCTATGAAATATCAAAAAAGAAGGGGGGGAACGTTTTTTAATGTTAAAAGATTATCAATTTATTCCATATAGTGTATCAGAGATTCCTGCAGGTCCGTCACTGGTATTTGCGCCACATCCGGATGATGAAACATTTGGTCTTGGTGGTACGATTCTTAAAATGACAGACAAAAAACAGATCGTCAATGTCGTGATGATGACAGATGGTGCAATGGGTGGAGCTCAAGAGGAAAGAAGAGAGGAGTTGCGCAAAGCAACAGAGATACTGGGAGTTGGGGAGTGCTATTTTTTCGGTGCACCTGATCAGGGACTCGAAGTCAACCCGGATACGATACAAAGGGTGGTTGACCTGATAGAGAAATATCAACCGCGTAATGTTTTTTTCACTTCTCCTCTGGAATATCATCCCGATCACCGTGCAACGGCATGGATCGTATGGAACGCTTTACAGAGTATTCAATTTACCGGTAATGTCTTTTCCTATGAGATCGCCAACCAGTCTCCGGTAAATACACTGGTCGATATCAGTGCCGTTATGGAACGGAAGACCAAGGCTATGAAGGTATATGCTTCTCAGCAGGCCCAGCTTGATTTTATTACGACGATCACATCGATGAATCATTTGCGTACATATACACTTCCGCCTAAAGAGGCGGCCTATGTGGAAGCTTTTTATCGTTTTGAAAATATCAGATCCGATCTCATGAGTTACTATTATGGCAATCTGGGAAGATATCATGGCAGGATGAGATCCGTTGCACTTCCATTGGTTTCTGTACTGATACGGACAAAAGACAGACCGGAATTGTTACGGCAGGCTCTTGATTCCCTGGCAAGACAGACTTATCGGCAGATCGAGATCAATATTGTGAATGACGGTACCGAAAGTGTACAGCATATCGTGAATGACTTTGTCTTCAGCCGTATTTACCTGAAAAACAACAAAAAACCCAAGGGGGCTGCCCGCAGTGCAAACACTCTGCTTAAAATGGCAGAAGGTGATTACTGTATCTTCCTGGATGATGAAAACAGGTTCGATGAAAAGTATATTGAAAACCTGGTACAGACAGTAGTTGAAAATAAAAACCGGCTGTTATGCTACGGTGCGGTTACGGTGGAGCAGAAGAGTGAAGAGAGTGAGTATGTGAACCGTTCCTATATTCCTGCATTGCTGAGGAGACTCGACTATATTCCTTTGAATTCCGTACTTTTTTCCAAAAAGCTCGTTGAGAACGGCTGCAGTTTCGATAAGCATTTTAAAATGAATGCAGAATGGGATTTCCTTCTTCAACTGGCACAGCATTCCGAGTTCTACTACCTTGACCAAACGGCAGCAGTCTGTCATGTTAACAGAATCGGTGGAGAGGAGACGTTAACCGGTGAGACAGAAAAGGAACAATGGAAATTAAAAATATATGACAAATGGTCCAAAATATGGGATGCTACAGAACTAAATCAGACCTTTGATATCCTGGAAAAACTACATTCCCGGGAAGAGGGTAGTGAAGGAAAGAAAAAAGGAACAGGTAATTTCCCCGATAAAGAGAGGGAAAGGCTTGTTGGAACCATTGAGACACAAACAGCAAAACTGAATACCATGGAAGAGGAAAACAAAGGACTGAAACAGCAGATAGAGAAGCTGTCTCGTACCAATGAGATACAGATCAGACGTCTGCGTGAATTCCAGGATACGATACAGAAAAGTGGGAAAGCCTCTTTGGATACCAAGCATATCTCTACACAGGATGCAGAACGAATAAAAGAAGAAAACAAGGTATTGAAAGACAGAGTAACTCAGTTGACCATAACGCATAAGGCACAGTTGAATCATATTAGGGAACTGCAACAAACGATACAAAAACATGAAAAGGCCATTGCTGATATCCCGAATCATAAATCCCAGGATGATAAATACACCAAAGAAATCCGGGAATTAAAGAAAAGGGTAGAAACGCTTTCCCTTGAGAAAGCAGCAAAGATCATGCAGCTGCAAAAACTGAAAACTGAGTCTGGAACAGTTGACAGTACAGAGAACAAAAACCTGGTCATGCATGACAGAGAATGTGTTGAACATGATGCCTTGCTCCATCAGCTCTTGGATGAAAGGTTGGCCCCGATTAATGCAGCAGGCGAAGGCAAACGTGATTTTAAACTGGTCAGTCCTGTAGGATATGAAAAAGAGTTAATTGAACTCTTTGAGGAAGTATTCAAAGGGCCTATGAGCCAGGAGTTTTGGAAATGGAAATATGAGGGTGTACAATGGCGTGCAGTCTGTGCGTTGAAAGACGGGAAGATTATCGCGCATTATAACGGAATGGCAAGAGATATACTTTATTTTGGAAAACATAAACGTGCAATACAGCCCTGTGATACTATGGTCTCTGCCAAAGCGAGAGGCGGGATCAAAACGAACAGTCCCTTCTTCAGTTCGACAAAAGCATGGATACTCAGTAATCTTGGTGTGAATAAAGAATTCCTTTTGACCTATGGATTCCCAAATGATAGGCATATGCGACTCGGTGAGAAAATGGGTCTTTATACAGAAGTTGACAAAGTGAAAGAAGTGGATTGGTATACAAAAAAAAGAGAAGCCTCCCCTCTGATAAATGTTGATTTGTTTGATTATAATAAAGAGATGGATAAGACTATTAATGCCCTTTGGAATACAATGGCGGATGAATTCAAAGAAAATATCATCGGTATAAGGGATGCACAGTATCTCAGAAGAAGATACATGAAACATCCTCTAATCAAATATCAGACATATCTTGTTTATGATGAGAAAGAGAAACTGTTGGGTGTCTTTGTCCTAAGGATAGAGGACAAGCTGGCTGCATTGATGGATATCATCGCACCCAAAGCACAGTTTGAAATGATCATTAACGAAGCGATACGCATTGCTCATAATGAAGGTGCCAAATTGTTGAGGGCATGGGTTCCGGAATCACGGATCGAACTTTTTAACCATGCCAGAGCACTTATCAATAATACGGATATTGTGATCCCTACCATCAGTATCGTTAAGGGTTTAAACCCTGAAGAGATCAAAGGAAAATGGTTCCTGACATATGGCGATACGGATTTTATGTAGGAAGTTGATATTGGAGAATATACAGTGAAAAAGAAAAAGAGCATGATCCAGAAAATGCTAGGCAAAATATTAGAAGAATTAGAAAACCCGAAGCAGCATCACGGTCTATATATGAATAAGGACGATACTCCGGAAGAGGCGGAGAAGAATGTAGTCGATTATTTTTTCAGATATTTGTATAAAGCACCTGCAAAAGTCCTGGTGGTCGGTACAGGGCTGGACCTTCTGCCCAAAAGACTTATGGAGAAAGGGTTCGAGTATACAGGGATTTCCAAAGATAAAACAGTAATCAAAAAGTCAAAGAAACGTTTCCCGGATGCAGAGTTTCTGCATACGGACCTCAAAGAGCTTGAAACAGAGATGAAGTATGACATCATTATTTTCAGAGAGAGTGCCGATCAGGGTTCTTTCTCTTCTCTTTTTGAGAAAGCGGGCAGCCTTTTAACAGAGGGGGGGAGGATTCTGGTGATGGATACCTTTTCCGGGAACAAACAAAACCCGCGCAATATGAAAAAATTTGTAAATACGGCAAAAAAAGAGGGTTTTGCATTAAACCATGTAGAAGATCTTTCTTCCCTGATTTTACCAGATATAGAATACAAAAGATATCTTATTCGTACATACCGTGACAGGATCACAAAAAAACTGGGTATTACCTCTGAACAGATCGATGAAGTGACGGATCGACTCAAAGAAACCGAAAAAAGGTTCAGGAATAAAAAACTTTCGTATGTGTTCATGGAGTTGCAAAAGACTGAAACAAAAGAACGGAAAGCCAATGAAGAATCAGGCATGGTCGAATCACTGGCGGCAGAAATGGTCCCGGCCATAAAAGAGAAAGAAAAGGGAAGAAAAAAAAGAGCACTGCTTCTGACCTTGATACCATTGACACACGTGGGTGGTATTGAAAAGATCAACCAGAACATAGCAGACCTTCTACATGACCATGGCTGGGAGGTAGATGCACGCTGTACGGCCGATATTCAGGAGGAAGCACTTTCAAAATATTTGCTTGGAACAGATACTGCACTATTCGAGTGTCTTGCATTTGCGGGTGTATTGGACTGGAAATCCTATGACCTGGTTGTCAGCAATAACAATGCAGGAGGTGCATGCCATCCTACAGAAAAAACAAAAGTAGTCGCGATTTCCCATGGTATTTTCAGTGGTGTAGGCAAAGAGGTGGAGCATGCTTTTCCTGGCGTTTTCCCACCACACGTACTGAGTCTGAAAAATATTACTGAAGAGATAAGTTACAGCAATAAAAGCGGACTGATAGCGGTTTCTCAGCAGGTCAGCGATGAACTTCTTGAACTGTTCGGGCAAAAAAGCCATGTAGTGGTGAATGGTTTTGAATTTGAACGCTTCAGGAATGTCAAAAGTGAATTACGGGAGAAGTACGCTATTCCCAAAGAGGCTTTGGTTGCGATCTATGCCGGCCGACTGGATCCGGTACAGAAGCGCTCGGATATTACTATTGAGCTTGCCCGTCTGTTTCCGGACATCTATTGGGTATTTGCAACAGACAAGGTGGATCCCAGATATAAACAGTATAAGAACATCATAGTTATTCTCAGTGTACCCTATGAAGAGATGCCGGCATTGTATGCAGGTGTAGACTTTGCTATGCAACTTTCCTCATATGAAGGGTTCAGTAATTTTGCGATGGAAACGAT
This DNA window, taken from Sulfurovum lithotrophicum, encodes the following:
- a CDS encoding amidohydrolase, coding for MKNIKNRLFETIEKINDRVIDIRHDLHAHPELSGHEEHTKYLVKGILEASGYAVRESEKHFGLIADLRVDDNARTVAIRADMDALPIEEQTGKPYSSREKGIMHACGHDSHTAIALGTAIAMAEHKEALAGNVRFIFQPSEESKEGGSVEMIADGALEGVDGIFGLHAYPYLKTGQIGYKYGVMMASADIFSIEVFGKSAHGARPHEGVDAILVTAMIVNSLNHIVSRMIDPLHPAVISLGTIEGGRASNIICDHVLLKGTVRTINESVRNNIPKMMEASIKGISESMGATYNFDYEFGQPELINYDKMVDIIVNEAKGIIGEENCIDLVDPVMGGEDFSEYLKIVPGAFFRLGTCNEEKETCVSQHNSRFDVDDDALQVGMKIMGASALSFLVQKAE
- a CDS encoding PIG-L family deacetylase, with amino-acid sequence MLKDYQFIPYSVSEIPAGPSLVFAPHPDDETFGLGGTILKMTDKKQIVNVVMMTDGAMGGAQEERREELRKATEILGVGECYFFGAPDQGLEVNPDTIQRVVDLIEKYQPRNVFFTSPLEYHPDHRATAWIVWNALQSIQFTGNVFSYEIANQSPVNTLVDISAVMERKTKAMKVYASQQAQLDFITTITSMNHLRTYTLPPKEAAYVEAFYRFENIRSDLMSYYYGNLGRYHGRMRSVALPLVSVLIRTKDRPELLRQALDSLARQTYRQIEINIVNDGTESVQHIVNDFVFSRIYLKNNKKPKGAARSANTLLKMAEGDYCIFLDDENRFDEKYIENLVQTVVENKNRLLCYGAVTVEQKSEESEYVNRSYIPALLRRLDYIPLNSVLFSKKLVENGCSFDKHFKMNAEWDFLLQLAQHSEFYYLDQTAAVCHVNRIGGEETLTGETEKEQWKLKIYDKWSKIWDATELNQTFDILEKLHSREEGSEGKKKGTGNFPDKERERLVGTIETQTAKLNTMEEENKGLKQQIEKLSRTNEIQIRRLREFQDTIQKSGKASLDTKHISTQDAERIKEENKVLKDRVTQLTITHKAQLNHIRELQQTIQKHEKAIADIPNHKSQDDKYTKEIRELKKRVETLSLEKAAKIMQLQKLKTESGTVDSTENKNLVMHDRECVEHDALLHQLLDERLAPINAAGEGKRDFKLVSPVGYEKELIELFEEVFKGPMSQEFWKWKYEGVQWRAVCALKDGKIIAHYNGMARDILYFGKHKRAIQPCDTMVSAKARGGIKTNSPFFSSTKAWILSNLGVNKEFLLTYGFPNDRHMRLGEKMGLYTEVDKVKEVDWYTKKREASPLINVDLFDYNKEMDKTINALWNTMADEFKENIIGIRDAQYLRRRYMKHPLIKYQTYLVYDEKEKLLGVFVLRIEDKLAALMDIIAPKAQFEMIINEAIRIAHNEGAKLLRAWVPESRIELFNHARALINNTDIVIPTISIVKGLNPEEIKGKWFLTYGDTDFM
- a CDS encoding glycosyltransferase — its product is MNKDDTPEEAEKNVVDYFFRYLYKAPAKVLVVGTGLDLLPKRLMEKGFEYTGISKDKTVIKKSKKRFPDAEFLHTDLKELETEMKYDIIIFRESADQGSFSSLFEKAGSLLTEGGRILVMDTFSGNKQNPRNMKKFVNTAKKEGFALNHVEDLSSLILPDIEYKRYLIRTYRDRITKKLGITSEQIDEVTDRLKETEKRFRNKKLSYVFMELQKTETKERKANEESGMVESLAAEMVPAIKEKEKGRKKRALLLTLIPLTHVGGIEKINQNIADLLHDHGWEVDARCTADIQEEALSKYLLGTDTALFECLAFAGVLDWKSYDLVVSNNNAGGACHPTEKTKVVAISHGIFSGVGKEVEHAFPGVFPPHVLSLKNITEEISYSNKSGLIAVSQQVSDELLELFGQKSHVVVNGFEFERFRNVKSELREKYAIPKEALVAIYAGRLDPVQKRSDITIELARLFPDIYWVFATDKVDPRYKQYKNIIVILSVPYEEMPALYAGVDFAMQLSSYEGFSNFAMETIATKIPMISTKTGIIDEVYMGTPLEPLLIEQDMSHEVILKRAAQKVTLLRESYPFYKKASEELYETAKETFSLKAWREKMTRILGL